In a single window of the Melissococcus plutonius ATCC 35311 genome:
- a CDS encoding ribonuclease HII produces MSKKNSESIQQIKDQLNLLTDEEDPRLSIWQLDQRIGVQKALKQWQNRQKKKQEKQIHYQKMQQFEKKAMQEGYQAIAGIDEVGRGPLAGPVVAAAVILPEDCQIFELNDSKQLSAKTRERLFDEIGKKALAIGIGLVSHETIDEINIYQATKQAMIQAVANLQRIPDYLLIDAMTLPLTTIQQSIIKGDARSLSIAAASIVAKVTRDRLMVHYAAEFPGYGFEKNAGYGTKEHLEGLKKQGISPIHRKTFAPIKTMITI; encoded by the coding sequence ATGAGCAAAAAAAATTCAGAATCTATTCAGCAAATCAAAGATCAACTAAACCTGCTAACAGATGAGGAAGACCCACGCCTGTCCATTTGGCAATTAGATCAACGAATTGGTGTTCAAAAAGCATTGAAACAGTGGCAAAATCGTCAAAAGAAAAAGCAAGAAAAACAAATACACTATCAAAAGATGCAACAATTCGAAAAGAAAGCAATGCAAGAAGGGTATCAAGCAATTGCAGGTATTGACGAAGTTGGACGTGGTCCACTAGCAGGTCCGGTCGTTGCAGCAGCTGTTATTTTACCTGAAGATTGCCAGATTTTTGAATTAAATGATTCTAAACAGCTTTCAGCTAAAACGCGAGAACGGCTATTTGATGAAATAGGTAAAAAAGCTTTAGCTATTGGGATTGGTCTAGTCAGTCATGAAACGATTGATGAAATAAATATTTATCAAGCAACAAAACAAGCAATGATACAGGCAGTTGCAAACCTACAACGAATACCTGATTATTTATTGATTGATGCAATGACATTACCACTTACCACCATCCAACAAAGCATCATTAAAGGCGATGCACGTTCCTTATCTATTGCTGCTGCTAGTATTGTTGCAAAAGTAACAAGAGATCGTTTGATGGTCCATTATGCAGCAGAATTTCCGGGCTATGGATTTGAAAAAAATGCTGGTTATGGAACAAAGGAACATTTAGAGG
- the ylqF gene encoding ribosome biogenesis GTPase YlqF, with translation MTIQWYPGHMAKAKREVTEKLKYVDIVFELIDARLPLSSRNPMLDQIIQQKKRLILLNKSDLADPDQNKKWVNYFTNLGNTALLVNAKQDKGINKIVLAAKETLKEKQAREKEKGLKKRPIKAMCIGIPNVGKSTLMNRLIGKKVAQTGNKPGVTKGQQWLRVGNDLELLDTPGILWPKFEDPEVGKKLALTGAIKDQLLYSDDLAIYGLEFFTTFYPESLQERFHLSESDIQLPPAELLIMISEKHGFKTDYERTSNMIIQEIRSGRLGTYTLDRCTDCGEED, from the coding sequence ATGACAATTCAATGGTATCCTGGACATATGGCCAAAGCCAAAAGAGAAGTTACCGAAAAATTAAAATATGTAGATATTGTGTTTGAATTGATCGACGCTAGGCTCCCCTTATCATCAAGAAATCCCATGCTAGACCAGATTATTCAACAAAAAAAGCGATTGATTTTATTGAATAAAAGTGACTTAGCTGATCCAGATCAAAATAAAAAATGGGTGAATTATTTTACAAATTTGGGAAACACGGCATTGCTGGTTAATGCTAAGCAGGACAAAGGGATAAATAAAATTGTTTTAGCTGCTAAAGAAACATTAAAAGAAAAACAAGCACGTGAAAAGGAAAAAGGGCTAAAAAAGCGGCCAATTAAAGCGATGTGTATCGGCATTCCTAATGTGGGAAAATCCACTTTAATGAATCGCTTGATCGGAAAAAAGGTTGCTCAAACAGGTAATAAACCAGGAGTTACAAAGGGACAACAATGGCTGCGTGTTGGAAATGATCTGGAATTATTAGATACTCCAGGTATCCTTTGGCCAAAATTTGAAGATCCAGAGGTCGGTAAAAAGTTAGCTTTAACAGGAGCGATTAAAGATCAACTATTATATAGTGATGACCTAGCTATCTACGGATTAGAATTTTTTACCACTTTTTATCCCGAAAGTTTACAAGAACGCTTTCATTTATCGGAATCAGATATACAGTTACCTCCAGCGGAATTATTAATAATGATTAGTGAGAAACATGGATTTAAAACAGATTATGAACGAACGAGTAATATGATTATTCAAGAAATTAGAAGTGGTAGATTAGGTACCTATACATTGGATCGATGCACAGATTGTGGAGAGGAAGACTGA
- a CDS encoding membrane protein has product MKTNNLKITIMALSIALNITLSNLALFLRLPIYLDTIGTILTATIFGPVAGMIVGFSSAFLMGITVDLYSLYFLPVQLCIGFMAGVLLYRKPITWALPLKAFLITFPGTLLSSFITVWLFGGITSSGSSMIVQLLYGLGLNQTLSVFIVQVGTDYLDRLFTVSVVIGAINLLSHHSKIRL; this is encoded by the coding sequence TTATCAATTGCATTAAACATTACACTTAGTAATTTAGCACTTTTTTTACGATTACCAATTTATCTAGATACGATTGGCACTATTTTAACTGCAACAATTTTTGGACCGGTTGCTGGTATGATTGTTGGGTTCAGTAGTGCCTTTTTAATGGGAATAACTGTTGATTTATATTCGCTTTATTTTTTGCCAGTTCAACTATGTATTGGTTTTATGGCAGGAGTATTGTTATATCGTAAACCAATCACTTGGGCATTGCCTCTTAAAGCATTCTTAATTACCTTTCCAGGGACATTGTTATCTTCTTTCATTACTGTTTGGTTATTTGGTGGGATTACCTCTTCAGGTTCCAGTATGATTGTTCAATTGTTGTATGGGTTAGGACTAAATCAAACACTAAGTGTTTTTATTGTACAAGTAGGTACTGATTACTTAGATCGATTATTTACAGTCAGTGTGGTTATAGGTGCTATAAATTTATTATCACATCATAGCAAAATTCGTCTATAA